From a single Meles meles chromosome 21, mMelMel3.1 paternal haplotype, whole genome shotgun sequence genomic region:
- the LOC123934167 gene encoding uncharacterized protein LOC123934167 isoform X1 produces the protein MATDPGRRKHTPHFFCLRGKAYLSTWAELNFSGSRGQTTLSLKCSVCGFNDFGWIPVFRTGATVCACRPCEHRAQAGLGTDTVCAPRPAAEKPQGHRGVRCVSEEDSASTQRSGAQLSHSLDAARMSLHNMSWVQYPSRVSTAFEDVIAAQSIVSRCLHVYMALGVPVSLAAGFFNLTTFIKGRARWGGLDAFLSDLTITNVLVTLLSLTAISRPDYMVVTNLSCATLSFLANVCYFNVQYVQLVMLFAFLQQGSAPCLPVATKVAQRPVESLAVIGGCAFCSSLGLAALLGTSGELSRTTLCQVDPLTAWPEYEIVKVSLGFGLALVLKLAFFILLVVQLAWRAAPPQRDAASTPCVVLAMALTTFACRLLYNIALLQRARLKLQRDIGSPRDELLMNLAELVLFGESCVNSLAILFLHRPCRLALLSLPERLTQRCRKAEPSDSFSLKRVGG, from the exons ATGGCCACAGACCCCGGGAGGCGCAAGCACACACCTCACTTTTTCTGTCTCCGAGGCAAAGCTTACCTCTCTACGTGGGCCGAGCTGAATTTTTCTGGGTCACGTGGCCAAACCACACTCTCTTTAAAATGCAGTGTGTGTGGTTTCAACGACTTCGGCTGGATTCCTGTCTTCCGTACAGGAGCGACAGTCTGTGCCTGCCGTCCctgtgagcacagagcacaggcaggacTGGGGACGGACACAGTGTGCGCGCCTCGCCCAG CTGCTGAGAAGCCACAGGGACATCGGGGAGTGCGCTGTGTGTCAGAGGAAGATTCTGCGAGCACCCAGAGGTCCGGAGCTCAGCTGTCACACAG CTTGGACGCAGCCAGGATGAGCTTGCACAACATGTCGTGGGTCCAGTACCCGAGTCGTGTGTCCACAGCATTCGAGGACGTCATTGCCGCGCAGAGCATCGTCTCTAGGTGCCTGCACGTCTACATGGCTCTGGGGGTCCCGGTGAGCTTGGCGGCTGGGTTCTTCAACCTGACCACCTTCATCAAGGGCCGTGCCAGGTGGGGCGGCCTGGACGCATTCCTCTCGGACCTCACGATCACCAATGTGTTGGTGACGCTGCTGTCCCTTACCGCCATCAGCCGGCCAGACTACATGGTCGTCACCAACCTGAGCTGTGCCACTCTCTCTTTCCTGGCCAACGTCTGCTACTTCAACGTGCAGTATGTGCAGCTGGTGATGCTCTTTGCATTCCTGCAGCAGGGCTCTGCGCCCTGCCTGCCCGTGGCCACCAAGGTGGCCCAGAGGCCCGTGGAGAGCCTAGCTGTCATCGGGGGCTGtgccttctgcagctccctgggaCTGGCAGCCCTGCTGGGCACATCTGGGGAGCTGTCCAGAACCACCCTGTGCCAGGTGGATCCGCTGACTGCCTGGCCCGAGTATGAAATCGTCAAGGTCAGCCTGGGCTTCGGGCTGGCCCTTGTCCTGAAGCTGGCGTTCTTCATCCTGCTCGTTGTCCAGCTGGCCTGGCGGGCGGCCCCTCCCCAGAGGGATGCCGCCTCCACTCCCTGTGTTGTGCTGGCCATGGCCCTGACCACGTTCGCCTGCCGCCTCCTCTACAACATTGCACTCCTGCAGCGGGCCCGCCTGAAGCTGCAGAGGGACATCGGTTCCCCCAGGGACGAGCTGCTCATGAACCTGGCAGAGCTGGTCCTGTTTGGGGAGAGCTGCGTGAATTCCCTGGCCATCCTCTTCCTCCACAGGCCTTGCAGGCTGGCACTGCTGAGCCTTCCAGAGCGCCTCACCCAGCGGTGCAGGAAGGCAGAGCCCAGCGACAGCTTCTCCTTAAAGAGAGTCGGTGGTTAA
- the LOC123934167 gene encoding uncharacterized protein LOC123934167 isoform X2 — protein sequence MSLHNMSWVQYPSRVSTAFEDVIAAQSIVSRCLHVYMALGVPVSLAAGFFNLTTFIKGRARWGGLDAFLSDLTITNVLVTLLSLTAISRPDYMVVTNLSCATLSFLANVCYFNVQYVQLVMLFAFLQQGSAPCLPVATKVAQRPVESLAVIGGCAFCSSLGLAALLGTSGELSRTTLCQVDPLTAWPEYEIVKVSLGFGLALVLKLAFFILLVVQLAWRAAPPQRDAASTPCVVLAMALTTFACRLLYNIALLQRARLKLQRDIGSPRDELLMNLAELVLFGESCVNSLAILFLHRPCRLALLSLPERLTQRCRKAEPSDSFSLKRVGG from the coding sequence ATGAGCTTGCACAACATGTCGTGGGTCCAGTACCCGAGTCGTGTGTCCACAGCATTCGAGGACGTCATTGCCGCGCAGAGCATCGTCTCTAGGTGCCTGCACGTCTACATGGCTCTGGGGGTCCCGGTGAGCTTGGCGGCTGGGTTCTTCAACCTGACCACCTTCATCAAGGGCCGTGCCAGGTGGGGCGGCCTGGACGCATTCCTCTCGGACCTCACGATCACCAATGTGTTGGTGACGCTGCTGTCCCTTACCGCCATCAGCCGGCCAGACTACATGGTCGTCACCAACCTGAGCTGTGCCACTCTCTCTTTCCTGGCCAACGTCTGCTACTTCAACGTGCAGTATGTGCAGCTGGTGATGCTCTTTGCATTCCTGCAGCAGGGCTCTGCGCCCTGCCTGCCCGTGGCCACCAAGGTGGCCCAGAGGCCCGTGGAGAGCCTAGCTGTCATCGGGGGCTGtgccttctgcagctccctgggaCTGGCAGCCCTGCTGGGCACATCTGGGGAGCTGTCCAGAACCACCCTGTGCCAGGTGGATCCGCTGACTGCCTGGCCCGAGTATGAAATCGTCAAGGTCAGCCTGGGCTTCGGGCTGGCCCTTGTCCTGAAGCTGGCGTTCTTCATCCTGCTCGTTGTCCAGCTGGCCTGGCGGGCGGCCCCTCCCCAGAGGGATGCCGCCTCCACTCCCTGTGTTGTGCTGGCCATGGCCCTGACCACGTTCGCCTGCCGCCTCCTCTACAACATTGCACTCCTGCAGCGGGCCCGCCTGAAGCTGCAGAGGGACATCGGTTCCCCCAGGGACGAGCTGCTCATGAACCTGGCAGAGCTGGTCCTGTTTGGGGAGAGCTGCGTGAATTCCCTGGCCATCCTCTTCCTCCACAGGCCTTGCAGGCTGGCACTGCTGAGCCTTCCAGAGCGCCTCACCCAGCGGTGCAGGAAGGCAGAGCCCAGCGACAGCTTCTCCTTAAAGAGAGTCGGTGGTTAA
- the GPER1 gene encoding G-protein coupled estrogen receptor 1 — translation MEMQPGASNSTSPELNLSHALTGTVLANQTGELSEYQQYVIGLFLSCLYTIFLFPIGFVGNILILVVNISFREKMTIPDLYFINLAAADLILVADSLIEVFNLDEQYYDIAVLCTFMSLFLQINMYSSVFFLTWMSFDRYIALAKAMRSSLFRTKHHARLSCGLIWMASVSATLVPFTAVHLQHTEEVCFCFADVKEIQWLEVTLGFVIPFAIIGLCYSLIVRVLVKAHKHRGLRPRRQKALRMIFAVVLVFFICWLPENVFISVHLLQRSPPGAAPCTQSFRHAYPLTGHIVNLAAFSNSCLNPLIYSFLGETFRDKLRMYIEQKTNMSALNRFCHAALKAVLPDSTEQSDVRFSSAV, via the coding sequence ATGGAGATGCAACCAGGTGCCTCCAACAGCACCTCCCCGGAACTCAACCTGTCCCATGCGCTCACTGGCACCGTCCTGGCTAACCAGACGGGCGAGCTCTCTGAGTACCAGCAGTATGTGATCGGGCTTTTCCTTTCCTGCCTGTACAccatcttcctcttccccatCGGCTTTGTGGGGAACATCCTGATACTGGTGGTGAACATCAGCTTCCGGGAGAAGATGACGATCCCAGACTTGTACTTCATCAACCTGGCAGCGGCTGACCTCATCCTGGTGGCTGACTCCCTGATCGAGGTGTTCAACCTGGATGAGCAGTACTACGACATTGCCGTGCTGTGCACCTTCATGTCACTCTTCCTGCAGATCAACATGTACAGCAGCGTCTTCTTCCTCACGTGGATGAGCTTTGACCGGTACATCGCCCTGGCCAAGGCCATGCGGTCCAGCCTGTTCCGCACCAAGCACCACGCCCGGCTCAGCTGCGGCCTCATCTGGATGGCGTCTGTCTCGGCCACGCTGGTGCCCTTTACCGCGGTGCACCTGCAGCACACGGAGGAGGTCTGCTTCTGCTTCGCAGACGTCAAAGAGATCCAGTGGCTGGAAGTGACCTTGGGGTTCGTCATCCCCTTCGCCATCATCGGCCTGTGCTACTCGCTCATTGTCCGCGTGCTCGTCAAGGCTCACAAGCATCGAGGCCTGCGCCCCAGGCGGCAGAAAGCCCTGCGCATGATCTTCGCAGTGGTCCTTGTGTTCTTCATCTGCTGGCTGCCGGAGAACGTCTTCATCAGCGTCCACCTCCTGCAGCGCAGCCCACCGGGAGCCGCTCCCTGCACGCAGTCCTTCCGCCACGCCTACCCACTAACGGGCCACATTGTCAACCTGGCAGCTTTCTCCAACAGCTGCCTGAACCCCCTCATCTACAGCTTTCTGGGGGAGACTTTTCGGGACAAACTGAGAATGTACATAGAGCAAAAAACCAACATGTCAGCTCTGAACCGCTTCTGCCACGCTGCCCTGAAGGCGGTCCTTCCGGACAGCACGGAGCAGTCAGACGTGAGGTTCAGCAGCGCCGTGTAG